Proteins co-encoded in one Kutzneria chonburiensis genomic window:
- a CDS encoding ATP-binding protein codes for MTGASEIRNKAQSISGVQAGYVDTVIQHIAPHNRAIPRQLPLPSADFIGRETELHQLTVAHDTSPTVVISALGGVGGIGKTWLALHWAYRNLDRFPDGQLFVDLRGFDQHEKPMPPHEAVRGFLDALGVPPDDMPQDPAAQIGLYRTLTADKRILIVLDNARDSEQVEPLLPGASGTVLITSRDRMDALVTGYHARPVAVTALDDAAARDLLTQRLGAQRLADEPDAVDELIRWCAGLPLALSIVAGQAQINVDIPLATLAEELRDASSRLSALDGGGKTALQAVLSWSYHALTPQDARVFRLLGTAPGADISRFEAANLTGLSKQLLSTSLQALARVSLVQGHFTTSVRLHDLVRLYAASLATPEETTDALLRLAAASSHTSHAADRLIAAHHQEITLGELPPDCTLPDLKQENQAWHWLVTERANVMALQQEAFKRGWFATVWALAWTMTTFNLRQGHLHDNFTAWVSGVEAAKHLDKDLRTRAYRHLSRACSDLSRYEDAYHYGLEGLAWARECGDELGEAHTRRAVARACERRGDDEEALKHSIRALELYDRLGQALSGSHALDEIGWYTAKLGRFEEARTRSTAALAQCRERMDASGEAKALMTLGFIANGIGDPVAAIRQYEESQAISQRLGDAKSEARVLDHLGDAAVAIDPAKAVQAWERAAELYRAQRLASEADAVREKLADRSGK; via the coding sequence ATGACTGGGGCGTCAGAGATCCGGAACAAAGCACAGTCCATCTCAGGCGTGCAGGCCGGATACGTCGACACCGTGATCCAGCACATTGCACCGCACAACCGCGCCATCCCCCGGCAGCTGCCGCTGCCGTCCGCGGACTTCATCGGCCGTGAGACGGAGTTGCACCAGCTCACCGTGGCGCACGACACCAGCCCGACGGTGGTGATCTCCGCGCTCGGAGGCGTCGGCGGGATCGGCAAGACATGGTTGGCGCTGCACTGGGCCTACCGGAATCTCGACCGGTTCCCTGACGGCCAACTGTTCGTCGACTTGCGCGGCTTCGACCAGCACGAGAAGCCCATGCCACCGCACGAAGCAGTACGCGGTTTCCTGGATGCGCTCGGGGTTCCGCCGGACGACATGCCGCAGGACCCGGCGGCGCAGATCGGGCTCTACCGAACACTGACCGCCGACAAGCGGATCCTGATCGTGCTGGACAACGCGCGGGACAGCGAACAGGTCGAGCCGCTGCTCCCCGGCGCGTCTGGCACCGTTCTCATCACCAGCCGGGACCGGATGGACGCGCTGGTCACCGGATACCATGCGCGTCCGGTCGCAGTCACGGCGCTGGACGACGCGGCCGCCCGAGATCTGTTGACCCAACGGCTTGGCGCCCAACGGCTTGCCGACGAACCGGACGCCGTCGACGAGCTGATCCGCTGGTGTGCCGGACTGCCGCTGGCGCTCAGCATCGTCGCCGGGCAGGCGCAGATCAACGTGGACATTCCCCTAGCGACCCTCGCCGAGGAGCTACGCGACGCCTCGTCGCGGCTGAGCGCGCTCGACGGCGGCGGCAAAACCGCACTGCAGGCGGTGCTGTCATGGTCGTATCACGCACTGACGCCGCAGGACGCCCGTGTGTTCCGGCTGCTCGGCACCGCACCCGGCGCGGACATCAGCCGGTTCGAGGCGGCCAATCTCACGGGCCTGTCCAAGCAGCTCCTGTCGACATCCCTGCAGGCGTTGGCCCGGGTATCACTGGTCCAAGGTCATTTCACGACGAGTGTGCGGCTGCACGACCTGGTGCGCTTATACGCGGCCTCGCTGGCCACTCCGGAGGAGACAACTGACGCGCTGCTGCGCCTCGCGGCCGCGTCCAGCCACACCTCACATGCCGCCGACCGGCTTATCGCCGCCCACCACCAGGAAATCACGCTTGGTGAACTGCCGCCCGACTGCACACTGCCCGATCTGAAGCAGGAGAACCAAGCGTGGCACTGGCTGGTCACCGAGCGGGCCAATGTGATGGCACTCCAGCAAGAGGCGTTCAAGCGCGGCTGGTTTGCAACAGTGTGGGCGCTGGCCTGGACCATGACGACGTTCAATCTCCGCCAGGGACATCTACATGACAATTTCACGGCGTGGGTGTCCGGCGTGGAAGCGGCCAAGCACCTGGACAAGGACCTGAGGACCCGGGCCTATCGGCATCTCAGCCGTGCCTGCTCCGATCTCAGCCGGTACGAAGACGCCTACCACTATGGCCTCGAGGGTCTGGCCTGGGCCCGGGAATGTGGCGATGAACTGGGCGAGGCACATACGCGCCGAGCCGTCGCCCGGGCGTGTGAACGTCGAGGCGATGACGAGGAGGCACTCAAGCACTCCATCCGTGCACTGGAACTCTATGACCGGCTGGGCCAGGCGCTCAGCGGTTCGCACGCGCTCGACGAGATCGGCTGGTACACGGCCAAACTCGGCCGGTTCGAGGAGGCACGCACGCGCTCGACGGCCGCCCTCGCGCAATGCCGAGAGCGGATGGACGCCAGCGGCGAGGCCAAGGCGTTGATGACCCTCGGCTTCATCGCCAACGGTATCGGCGACCCCGTTGCGGCAATTCGCCAGTACGAGGAATCACAGGCGATCTCGCAGCGGCTCGGCGACGCCAAGTCCGAGGCAAGGGTGCTAGACCACCTCGGCGACGCGGCCGTGGCGATCGACCCGGCCAAGGCGGTCCAGGCATGGGAACGGGCGGCCGAGCTGTACCGGGCACAGCGGCTGGCCTCGGAGGCCGATGCGGTCCGCGAGAAGCTGGCGGACCGGTCCGGGAAATAG
- the def gene encoding peptide deformylase has protein sequence MTVLPVRLFGDPVLTQPAAPVTDFDRELHKLVRDLHDTLAAQQGAAIAAPQLGISRRVFVYNMGGTRGHLVNPTLRFPDEQEQDGPEGCLSMPGLYFDTKRRLNVVAKGYTMHGDPLQIVGSGDLARCLQHETDHLDGVLFIDRMDPKRRRAALREILAADWNTPPTVKISPHAGPFWQR, from the coding sequence ATGACCGTGCTGCCCGTACGCCTGTTCGGCGACCCCGTCCTCACCCAGCCCGCCGCCCCCGTCACCGACTTCGACCGGGAGCTGCACAAGCTCGTCCGGGACCTCCACGACACCCTCGCCGCGCAGCAAGGTGCCGCTATCGCCGCTCCCCAGCTGGGGATTTCCCGCCGAGTCTTCGTCTACAACATGGGCGGCACCCGGGGTCACCTCGTCAATCCCACCCTGCGTTTCCCCGACGAGCAGGAGCAGGACGGTCCCGAGGGCTGCCTGTCCATGCCCGGTCTCTACTTCGACACCAAACGTCGTCTCAACGTCGTCGCCAAGGGCTACACCATGCACGGCGATCCTTTGCAAATAGTCGGCAGCGGCGACCTCGCCCGCTGCCTCCAGCACGAGACCGACCACCTCGACGGCGTCCTGTTCATCGACCGGATGGACCCGAAACGCCGCCGCGCCGCCCTCCGCGAGATCCTCGCCGCCGACTGGAACACCCCGCCCACCGTGAAGATCTCCCCCCACGCGGGCCCGTTCTGGCAGCGCTGA
- a CDS encoding helix-turn-helix domain-containing protein → MENHPVREALLELLRTRDELTSTDAARELGGNTGLYSFHLRKLAEQGLVEDVPGATGRIRPWRLARGGPKEPELAELNRRLEDESYQRWRDNRAQAPAEWRVDEAFSEVVYLTPEEMAAMGDAIRSMITLFRHRETQPAARPSDAAPVAVVARLFPMLDPE, encoded by the coding sequence ATGGAGAACCATCCGGTCCGGGAAGCCTTGTTGGAGCTGCTGCGCACCCGGGACGAGCTGACGTCGACGGACGCGGCGAGGGAGCTGGGCGGCAACACCGGGCTGTACTCGTTCCACCTGCGCAAGCTGGCCGAGCAAGGCCTGGTGGAGGACGTGCCGGGCGCGACGGGGCGGATCCGGCCGTGGCGGCTGGCCCGGGGTGGGCCGAAGGAGCCGGAGCTGGCGGAGCTCAACCGGCGCCTGGAGGACGAGAGCTATCAGCGCTGGCGCGACAACCGCGCCCAGGCGCCGGCCGAGTGGCGCGTCGACGAGGCGTTCAGCGAGGTCGTCTACCTGACGCCGGAAGAGATGGCGGCGATGGGTGATGCCATCCGCTCGATGATCACCCTGTTCCGCCACCGGGAGACGCAGCCGGCGGCGCGGCCGTCAGACGCGGCGCCGGTGGCGGTGGTGGCCCGCCTGTTCCCGATGCTGGATCCCGAATGA
- a CDS encoding DUF4142 domain-containing protein, giving the protein MRTRSILGIFGALAALTTACAAPQQTMAATPPTPKPAALTDSKYGPLSAADVKLMNLVQETSIREITLSQWALQRSANPQVRAAAQMIVTQHVQLQKEDLAAAAQLGLTLPDKPAEDMQIGIDRMAKENGKTFDTDYANTLRQAHGEAFILIAQVRADTRNTVVRPLADSANNFIKMHMQVLETTGDVDYGQLPVPDAS; this is encoded by the coding sequence ATGAGGACTCGGTCAATTCTCGGCATTTTCGGCGCGCTCGCCGCGCTGACGACGGCATGCGCCGCCCCGCAGCAGACCATGGCCGCCACGCCGCCGACGCCGAAGCCGGCGGCGCTGACCGACTCGAAGTACGGGCCGCTCAGCGCGGCCGACGTGAAGCTGATGAATCTGGTGCAGGAGACCAGCATCCGCGAGATCACGCTGTCCCAGTGGGCACTCCAGCGCTCGGCCAACCCGCAGGTCAGGGCGGCCGCGCAGATGATCGTCACGCAGCACGTGCAGCTACAGAAGGAGGACCTGGCAGCCGCCGCCCAGCTCGGCCTCACGCTGCCCGACAAGCCGGCCGAGGACATGCAGATCGGCATCGACCGGATGGCCAAGGAGAACGGCAAGACCTTCGACACCGACTACGCCAACACCCTGCGGCAGGCCCATGGCGAGGCATTCATCCTGATCGCCCAGGTGCGCGCCGACACACGCAACACCGTGGTGCGCCCGTTGGCCGACTCGGCCAACAACTTCATCAAGATGCACATGCAGGTGTTGGAGACCACCGGCGACGTGGACTACGGGCAGCTGCCGGTGCCCGACGCCTCCTAG
- a CDS encoding chromate transporter: MDERVGLGTILAQWGRIGCIGFGGPPTHILLLRQLCVHRRGWLTAEEFEDGIAATNLLPGPASTQLAIFCAWRLRGIPGALVGAVGFICPGLVVILALAALFLSGTPPLWVTGAAAGAGAAVAAVAVHAAVGLIPASWTRARNHGRWIAYLLLGAAATVLFGPWVVLVLAGCGFVEVTWRTRTARSFAFPLVGGIAGGLPWVALKVGALSYGGGFVIIPLMQADAVDHYHWMTGAQFLNAVALGQITPGPVVQTVAVVGYAAGGLSGGLLASLLAFAPSLLFVLIGGPRFERLRASAAAQSFLDGAGPAAIGAIAGSAVPLGLTLHHPWQAIVLALAALWLLLLRRGVVPALLGAAVLGVGAALAGLTVG; this comes from the coding sequence GTGGACGAACGGGTCGGCCTTGGCACCATCCTCGCGCAGTGGGGTCGGATCGGCTGCATCGGCTTCGGCGGCCCGCCGACGCACATCCTGTTGCTGCGGCAGCTGTGCGTACACCGGCGGGGCTGGCTGACCGCCGAGGAGTTCGAGGACGGCATCGCCGCCACCAACCTGCTGCCCGGCCCCGCCTCGACCCAGCTGGCGATCTTCTGCGCGTGGCGGCTGCGGGGCATTCCGGGCGCGCTGGTCGGCGCGGTCGGCTTCATCTGCCCAGGGCTCGTCGTCATCCTGGCGCTGGCGGCGCTGTTCCTCAGCGGCACGCCGCCACTGTGGGTGACGGGTGCGGCGGCCGGGGCCGGGGCGGCGGTCGCGGCGGTGGCCGTGCACGCGGCGGTCGGGCTGATCCCGGCCAGCTGGACTCGAGCCCGGAATCACGGGCGCTGGATCGCGTATCTGCTGCTCGGAGCGGCCGCGACCGTCCTGTTCGGGCCATGGGTGGTGCTCGTGCTGGCCGGGTGCGGGTTCGTCGAGGTCACGTGGCGTACGCGAACCGCGCGGTCGTTCGCCTTCCCGCTGGTCGGCGGCATCGCCGGCGGGCTGCCGTGGGTGGCGTTGAAGGTCGGGGCGCTGTCCTACGGCGGCGGCTTCGTGATCATCCCGCTGATGCAGGCCGACGCCGTCGACCACTACCACTGGATGACCGGCGCGCAGTTCCTCAACGCCGTCGCCCTCGGCCAGATCACGCCCGGCCCGGTCGTGCAGACCGTCGCCGTGGTCGGCTACGCCGCCGGCGGCCTGTCCGGCGGGCTGCTCGCGTCGTTGCTGGCCTTCGCGCCGTCGCTGCTGTTCGTGCTGATCGGCGGGCCCCGGTTCGAGCGGCTGCGGGCCAGCGCGGCCGCACAGTCCTTTCTGGACGGTGCCGGACCAGCGGCGATCGGCGCGATCGCCGGTTCGGCCGTACCGCTCGGGTTGACGTTGCACCACCCGTGGCAGGCGATCGTGCTCGCACTGGCCGCCCTCTGGCTCCTGCTGCTACGCCGCGGCGTCGTGCCCGCCCTGCTCGGCGCGGCCGTCCTCGGCGTCGGCGCCGCCCTGGCCGGTTTGACCGTCGGCTGA
- a CDS encoding DUF3048 domain-containing protein: MARFRLVPAAAVLLLMTACSGQAPAPAPTTTTTTAVPAGSALVVKIDNVAAARPQTGLAAASVVYVEPVEGGLTRIAAVYLNQIPAEIGPVRSARETDIDLLGQYGKPTLACSGSAPQLVPLLQSAGLGTGCQSAVPAAYFRNTSRQAPHDLYVHPDKLPKGTGPVDLQAVGPAPAGGTPTTKRHEQVAQVGFDFEWSDQKWLISMDGKPLTTTDGGQVGAATVIVQKITTRAGTVPGDVAGNPSPVGVTVGSGAATVLRDGKLFEATWSRTTRTTATIFADAAGNAVPAAEGPLWILLAPVS; encoded by the coding sequence ATGGCGCGATTCCGGCTGGTGCCCGCCGCGGCGGTGCTGCTGCTGATGACGGCGTGCTCCGGCCAGGCCCCGGCGCCCGCGCCGACCACCACCACGACGACAGCGGTGCCGGCCGGGTCGGCCCTTGTCGTGAAGATCGACAACGTCGCCGCGGCCCGGCCGCAGACCGGCCTGGCCGCGGCCAGCGTGGTCTACGTCGAGCCGGTCGAGGGCGGCCTGACCCGTATCGCGGCCGTCTACCTGAACCAGATCCCGGCCGAGATCGGGCCGGTGCGCAGCGCCCGCGAGACCGACATCGATCTGCTCGGCCAGTACGGCAAACCGACGCTGGCCTGCTCCGGCTCGGCCCCGCAGCTGGTGCCGCTGCTGCAGAGCGCCGGTCTGGGGACCGGCTGCCAGAGCGCGGTGCCCGCCGCGTACTTCCGGAACACCAGCCGGCAGGCGCCGCATGATCTGTACGTGCACCCGGACAAGCTGCCCAAGGGCACCGGGCCGGTCGACCTCCAGGCCGTCGGACCCGCGCCGGCCGGTGGCACGCCGACGACCAAGCGACACGAGCAGGTGGCGCAGGTGGGCTTCGACTTCGAGTGGTCGGACCAGAAGTGGCTGATCTCCATGGACGGCAAGCCGTTGACCACCACCGACGGCGGCCAGGTCGGTGCGGCCACGGTGATCGTCCAGAAGATCACGACCCGCGCCGGCACGGTTCCCGGTGATGTGGCCGGCAATCCTTCGCCGGTCGGCGTGACGGTCGGCAGCGGGGCGGCAACCGTGCTTCGGGACGGAAAGCTGTTCGAGGCCACGTGGTCGCGGACCACCCGCACCACCGCGACGATCTTCGCCGACGCCGCGGGCAACGCCGTGCCGGCGGCCGAAGGTCCACTGTGGATTCTGCTGGCCCCGGTGTCCTGA
- a CDS encoding HEAT repeat domain-containing protein, protein MDSAGPGVLTVASRQYTPLDGLDDIPWAQLHHAYGNASDIPGRLRALASNWNMREQLDGIEGALFSLDGGICSATTPTLPYLVELVSTPKVRIRADIVEMLGRLVMRLNDPRWRSEPDAVAGREVLISLHDKVIALLKERNANLRREVVGLLWQYAAITPRAKEIEKALLAKDSREKELRIRVKSRLEGAGAGRAAALRLAETPELRFANLVARRILDRDSVSVPELITAALAPEVPRGAYDMWAGDGRYLCDALCLDDDVPARMEIIRPLLIHGSDGVLTGAVEAAGDVMRRSRSATRSLLPLVGNLLYDSNAYNRARAADLLAAVGDAGTPYADRLAALLADGDPMVEAAATWALARQGDERAVSVVLRAVKESSRQRSVFAANLGDMVITCARLSPKRVIPVLHAALEKSGPEPTPLQENLWRALASCGPAGYGAEDSLLLMLASKEPGLALTVFAGFGSAAIHLAPWIEALVRVVDDPYVELRAAGVHCLVTGDNTVLTEVIDRLGPPEHWRFAHAFASAAPLLDPPDRAVVLKRVEKWVRDNPAYWGGYGVAESVVACGDTDLAVAVLTQALDAPEHETAVLTALHAIAKIGPPAAVLRSRVLALLERDERLVPLFDVGTIETDDRIQAAALDALAAIGP, encoded by the coding sequence GTGGATTCTGCTGGCCCCGGTGTCCTGACGGTGGCGAGCCGGCAGTACACGCCCCTGGACGGGCTGGACGACATCCCGTGGGCGCAGTTACACCATGCTTACGGCAACGCATCGGACATCCCGGGCCGGTTGCGTGCGCTGGCCAGCAACTGGAACATGCGCGAGCAGCTGGACGGTATCGAGGGCGCTCTGTTCTCGTTGGACGGGGGCATCTGCTCGGCGACCACGCCGACTCTGCCGTACCTCGTGGAGCTCGTCAGCACGCCGAAGGTCCGCATCCGGGCCGACATCGTGGAGATGTTGGGGCGCCTGGTGATGCGCCTCAACGACCCGCGGTGGCGGTCGGAGCCCGACGCGGTGGCCGGCCGTGAGGTATTGATCTCCTTGCACGACAAGGTGATCGCGCTGCTCAAGGAACGCAACGCCAATCTGCGCCGGGAAGTCGTCGGCCTGCTCTGGCAGTACGCGGCGATAACGCCGCGGGCCAAGGAGATCGAGAAGGCGTTGCTGGCCAAGGACTCCCGGGAGAAGGAGCTGCGGATCCGGGTCAAGTCCCGGTTGGAGGGCGCCGGCGCCGGACGGGCCGCCGCGCTCCGGTTGGCCGAGACGCCGGAGCTGCGGTTCGCGAACCTGGTGGCCCGCCGCATTCTCGACCGTGATTCGGTGTCCGTGCCGGAGTTGATCACTGCCGCCCTCGCCCCGGAGGTGCCGCGCGGGGCGTACGACATGTGGGCCGGCGATGGCCGCTACCTGTGCGACGCGCTGTGCCTCGACGACGATGTGCCGGCCCGGATGGAGATCATCCGGCCGCTGCTCATCCACGGCTCCGACGGAGTGCTGACCGGAGCCGTGGAGGCGGCCGGCGACGTCATGCGGCGGTCGCGTTCCGCCACCCGGTCGTTGCTGCCGCTGGTCGGAAACCTCTTGTACGACAGCAATGCCTACAACCGCGCCCGCGCCGCCGACCTCCTCGCCGCCGTCGGTGACGCGGGCACGCCGTACGCCGACCGGCTGGCCGCCCTGCTGGCCGACGGTGATCCCATGGTCGAGGCGGCCGCCACGTGGGCCTTGGCGCGGCAGGGCGATGAGCGCGCGGTGTCGGTGGTTCTCCGTGCTGTCAAGGAAAGCAGTCGACAGCGGTCCGTCTTCGCCGCGAATCTCGGCGACATGGTCATCACCTGCGCGCGACTCAGCCCGAAGCGGGTGATCCCCGTGCTGCATGCCGCGTTGGAGAAGTCCGGTCCCGAGCCGACTCCGTTGCAGGAGAACCTGTGGCGCGCCCTCGCTTCGTGCGGGCCGGCCGGCTACGGCGCCGAGGACTCGTTGCTGCTCATGTTGGCGTCCAAGGAACCTGGGCTGGCGCTGACCGTCTTCGCGGGCTTCGGCTCCGCCGCCATCCACCTGGCGCCGTGGATCGAGGCCTTGGTCCGGGTCGTCGATGATCCCTACGTCGAGCTGCGCGCCGCCGGGGTGCACTGCCTCGTCACCGGCGACAACACCGTGCTGACCGAGGTGATCGACCGGCTCGGACCGCCCGAGCACTGGCGGTTCGCCCACGCCTTCGCCTCGGCCGCGCCACTGCTCGACCCGCCCGACCGGGCCGTCGTGCTCAAGCGGGTCGAGAAGTGGGTCCGGGACAATCCCGCCTATTGGGGCGGCTATGGCGTGGCCGAGAGCGTCGTCGCCTGCGGTGACACCGACCTTGCCGTCGCCGTGCTGACCCAGGCCCTTGACGCCCCCGAACACGAGACCGCCGTCCTGACCGCGCTGCACGCCATCGCCAAGATCGGCCCGCCCGCCGCCGTCCTTCGGTCTCGCGTGTTGGCCCTGTTGGAACGGGACGAGCGGCTCGTTCCGCTGTTCGACGTCGGCACCATCGAGACCGACGACCGGATCCAGGCCGCCGCCCTCGACGCGCTGGCCGCCATCGGCCCTTGA
- a CDS encoding glycosyltransferase: MAKVVIAAVGSRGDTAPLIGIGTRLQAEGHDVTLTALPVFEELITSCGLRFRPHEAMSMAAGDLSRMGEVENPAKAVMEFMSPRGMQRAGEALLTAMADEPADILLLSPLAELAGHPLAEARGIPSLGIRLQPWSATADFTPSTVGGWSAGPVLNRAVGRFGAAWLDHYYRKPLAALRSQLGLPQVSARALSKRRAAAEWPVLHGFSPSVVPRPQDWRPGLDVVGYWWPTRPLGWSPPADVVQFLESGPPPVYIGFGSMPMPTAESVRVSGLIAEALRTAGVRGIVQAGWAQLAVSSDDVITIDEIPHDWLFDHVAVVAHACGAGTTAAGLRAGVPAIALPGFAGDQPFWARRLRRLGVSAGTLSQRKFTADQLAAAITRAMTDDELRVNAKIVATKLAEDDGPGEVAKAVARLTV; this comes from the coding sequence ATGGCCAAGGTGGTGATCGCGGCGGTCGGTTCGCGGGGTGACACCGCGCCACTGATCGGGATCGGCACTCGGCTGCAAGCCGAGGGACACGACGTAACGCTGACAGCGTTACCTGTTTTCGAGGAACTGATCACGAGTTGCGGCCTGCGTTTCCGGCCGCACGAGGCGATGTCGATGGCGGCCGGCGACCTCAGCCGGATGGGCGAGGTGGAGAACCCGGCCAAGGCGGTCATGGAGTTCATGTCGCCGAGGGGCATGCAGCGGGCCGGCGAGGCACTGCTGACGGCCATGGCCGACGAGCCGGCGGACATCCTGCTGCTGTCGCCGTTGGCCGAGCTGGCCGGCCATCCGCTGGCCGAGGCGCGAGGCATCCCGAGTCTCGGCATCCGCCTCCAGCCGTGGTCCGCCACCGCCGACTTCACGCCGTCGACCGTGGGCGGCTGGTCGGCCGGCCCGGTGCTCAACCGGGCCGTCGGCCGGTTCGGCGCCGCGTGGCTCGACCACTACTACCGCAAGCCGCTCGCCGCGCTCCGGTCCCAGCTGGGCCTGCCCCAGGTGTCGGCACGAGCACTCAGCAAACGCCGCGCCGCGGCGGAATGGCCCGTCCTGCACGGGTTTTCCCCTTCGGTCGTGCCGCGTCCCCAGGATTGGCGCCCCGGCCTCGACGTCGTCGGCTACTGGTGGCCCACGCGCCCGCTCGGTTGGTCGCCGCCCGCCGATGTCGTCCAGTTCCTGGAATCCGGCCCGCCGCCCGTCTACATCGGCTTCGGCAGCATGCCCATGCCCACCGCCGAGTCCGTCCGCGTCTCCGGCCTCATCGCCGAAGCCCTGCGCACCGCCGGCGTTCGCGGCATCGTGCAGGCCGGTTGGGCCCAGCTCGCCGTCTCTTCCGACGACGTCATCACCATCGACGAGATCCCCCACGACTGGCTGTTCGACCACGTCGCCGTCGTCGCCCACGCCTGCGGCGCCGGCACCACCGCCGCCGGGCTACGCGCCGGTGTGCCCGCCATCGCCCTTCCCGGCTTCGCCGGCGACCAGCCCTTCTGGGCCCGCCGCCTGCGCCGCCTCGGCGTCAGCGCCGGCACCTTGTCCCAGCGCAAGTTCACCGCCGACCAGTTGGCCGCCGCCATCACCCGGGCCATGACCGACGACGAGCTCCGCGTCAACGCCAAGATCGTCGCCACCAAGCTCGCCGAGGACGACGGCCCTGGCGAGGTCGCCAAGGCCGTCGCACGCCTCACGGTCTGA
- a CDS encoding TetR/AcrR family transcriptional regulator produces MRSNGRTFADNARRKQITLAAIEVIAEIGYAQASIRKIAERVGVAMSVVLYHFANKDDLVREIVHHSFREALDAIVPALEMERTAGGKLRAYIVANADFMLSHRTQYSAVFDIGMSYRTAGGDRMNAIALDPELVADIAKLDLATILREGQESGEFRDFDVAHMASAINGAVRNGPLLELALNPNYDMDGYAGELVTTFDLATRRG; encoded by the coding sequence GTGCGATCGAACGGCCGGACCTTCGCCGACAACGCCCGACGCAAGCAGATCACGCTGGCGGCGATCGAGGTGATCGCCGAGATCGGGTACGCGCAGGCCTCGATCCGCAAGATCGCCGAGCGGGTGGGGGTGGCGATGAGCGTGGTGCTGTACCACTTCGCCAACAAGGACGACCTGGTCCGGGAGATCGTGCACCACTCGTTCCGGGAGGCGCTCGACGCGATCGTGCCGGCGCTGGAGATGGAGCGGACGGCCGGCGGGAAGCTGCGGGCGTACATCGTGGCCAACGCCGACTTCATGCTGTCGCACCGCACGCAGTACTCGGCGGTGTTCGACATCGGCATGAGCTATCGCACGGCCGGCGGCGACCGCATGAACGCGATCGCGCTCGACCCGGAGCTGGTGGCCGACATCGCCAAGCTCGACCTGGCCACCATTCTGCGCGAGGGCCAGGAATCCGGGGAGTTCCGCGACTTCGACGTCGCACACATGGCGTCGGCGATCAACGGCGCGGTCCGCAACGGACCGCTGCTGGAGCTGGCGCTCAATCCGAACTACGACATGGACGGGTACGCCGGGGAGTTGGTGACGACGTTCGACCTGGCGACACGAAGGGGGTAG
- a CDS encoding quinone oxidoreductase family protein translates to MRAIQYHQFGDYDVLGAATVREPVAPEGWAVVRIVLAGVSPLDNTARLGKLPAGAIKPFPVVPGVTGVGVLVEPGTSDLPVGTRVVLGGGRYGLGVDGTWAELVAADPANLVPVPDAVDDTAAAALTTGAGHLTALLTLTDVVDFRPGGTVLAPGVGGAVGQGGVEIARVLGASQAITTATSSAKAAKGREAGFEVIDLTRESLRDGVKRITDGKGVDVVLDGVGGAITGEALGSLAAHGSLVSIGYSAAMTATIDVTDLIWKNAHVHGFRVAAYTPEQTRAANAKLLDLVAQKEINPIVDSVFPLADAARAQRHLIEGGPFGRVLLAA, encoded by the coding sequence ATGCGAGCCATCCAGTACCACCAGTTCGGCGACTACGACGTGCTCGGCGCGGCAACCGTCCGTGAGCCGGTCGCGCCCGAGGGCTGGGCGGTGGTGCGGATCGTGCTGGCCGGTGTCAGCCCCCTGGACAACACCGCCCGCCTGGGCAAACTCCCGGCCGGCGCGATCAAGCCGTTCCCGGTGGTCCCCGGCGTGACCGGGGTGGGCGTCCTGGTCGAGCCGGGCACATCGGACCTGCCGGTCGGGACCAGGGTCGTGCTGGGCGGCGGCCGTTACGGGCTCGGCGTCGACGGGACGTGGGCCGAGCTGGTGGCCGCCGATCCGGCCAACCTCGTGCCCGTTCCGGACGCCGTCGACGACACGGCGGCCGCGGCGCTGACCACCGGCGCCGGCCACCTGACCGCGTTGCTCACCCTCACCGATGTCGTCGACTTCCGGCCCGGCGGGACGGTCCTCGCACCCGGCGTCGGTGGCGCGGTCGGCCAGGGCGGCGTGGAGATCGCCCGCGTGCTCGGGGCGTCGCAAGCCATCACCACGGCCACCTCCAGCGCCAAGGCCGCGAAGGGCCGCGAGGCCGGCTTCGAGGTCATCGACCTGACCCGGGAATCGTTGCGTGACGGGGTAAAGCGCATCACCGACGGCAAGGGGGTCGATGTCGTGCTGGACGGGGTCGGCGGCGCGATCACCGGCGAGGCGCTGGGAAGCCTTGCGGCGCACGGTTCGCTGGTCAGCATCGGTTACTCGGCGGCCATGACCGCCACGATCGACGTCACCGACCTGATCTGGAAGAACGCTCATGTTCACGGTTTCCGGGTGGCGGCGTACACACCGGAGCAGACGCGCGCGGCCAACGCGAAGCTGCTGGATCTGGTGGCACAGAAGGAGATCAATCCGATCGTCGACAGCGTGTTCCCGTTGGCCGACGCGGCGCGGGCGCAGCGGCACCTGATCGAGGGCGGGCCGTTCGGTCGGGTCTTGCTTGCCGCATAA